One stretch of Streptomyces hygroscopicus DNA includes these proteins:
- a CDS encoding SGNH hydrolase, with protein MVTIRHVLRGLLAASVLALLPLQGPAWAAASHPAPASAPGHGWTGTWEAAASGTVPALPGQSIRNVVHTSVGGHAVRVRVTNRLGTAPLQLTSVTVALQESGAPKSAGARAGTMRTATFRHTASVTVPAGEDAVSDPVPLRVAPDANLLVTLYTPADSGPATYHHSALQTSFLAPDGDHTAEESGAAYTATTSSWYYVTGVDVLGAPAAGSVVALGDSITDGSGSTSSANRRWPDRLAARLRALPPQRRLGVLNAGIAGNRVLLDGTGPSALSRLDADVFSRSGVRAVVLMEGINDIKGNPNQTDPAAFEDAYRRIVERAHARGIRVIGGTITPFGGNGNYTEAREAVRQSVNGFIRDGGLFDGVADFDAAVRDPAAPDRSLPAYDSGDHLHFNDAGLQAMADAIDLRDLRPAR; from the coding sequence ATGGTCACGATCCGGCACGTTCTCCGCGGCCTGTTGGCCGCGTCGGTCCTCGCCCTCCTGCCACTGCAGGGGCCGGCCTGGGCCGCCGCCTCCCACCCGGCCCCCGCCTCCGCCCCCGGCCATGGCTGGACGGGCACCTGGGAGGCCGCCGCCTCCGGGACGGTCCCCGCCCTGCCCGGTCAGTCGATCCGCAACGTGGTGCACACCAGCGTCGGCGGCCACGCCGTCCGCGTCCGGGTGACCAACCGCCTCGGCACCGCACCCCTCCAACTCACCTCCGTGACCGTCGCCTTGCAGGAGAGCGGGGCGCCCAAGAGCGCGGGCGCCCGTGCCGGGACCATGCGCACGGCCACCTTCCGCCATACCGCGTCGGTCACGGTTCCGGCCGGTGAGGACGCGGTCAGCGATCCGGTGCCGCTACGGGTGGCCCCGGACGCCAACCTGCTGGTCACCCTCTACACACCGGCCGACTCGGGCCCGGCGACGTACCACCACTCGGCCCTGCAGACCTCGTTCCTGGCGCCGGACGGCGACCACACCGCGGAGGAGAGCGGCGCCGCGTACACCGCCACCACCAGCTCCTGGTACTACGTGACGGGCGTGGACGTGCTCGGCGCCCCCGCCGCGGGCAGCGTGGTCGCCCTCGGCGACTCCATCACCGACGGTTCCGGATCGACGTCGAGCGCCAACCGCCGCTGGCCGGACCGGCTCGCGGCCCGGCTGCGCGCGCTGCCCCCGCAGCGCCGGCTCGGGGTGCTGAACGCCGGGATCGCGGGCAACCGCGTACTGCTGGACGGCACCGGGCCCAGTGCCCTGTCCCGGCTGGACGCGGATGTGTTCTCCCGCTCCGGGGTGCGCGCGGTGGTCCTGATGGAGGGCATCAACGACATCAAGGGCAACCCCAATCAGACCGATCCCGCCGCGTTCGAGGACGCCTACCGCCGGATCGTGGAACGGGCCCACGCGCGTGGCATCCGCGTCATCGGCGGCACCATCACCCCGTTCGGCGGCAACGGCAACTACACCGAGGCGCGCGAGGCGGTGCGACAGTCCGTGAACGGCTTCATCAGGGACGGCGGCCTGTTCGACGGGGTGGCGGACTTCGACGCCGCCGTGCGCGACCCCGCCGCCCCGGACCGTTCACTGCCCGCCTACGACTCGGGCGACCATCTCCACTTCAACGACGCGGGACTGCAGGCCATGGCCGACGCGATCGACCTGCGCGACCTGCGTCCCGCCCGCTGA
- a CDS encoding ABC transporter, whose protein sequence is MVEETGEADGIAIQVAGLHKSFGALEVLKGIDLTVRRGEVVCVIGPSGSGKSTLLRCVNLLEEPTSGSVTVAGTEVTDPDVDIDRVRRRIGMVFQAFNLFPHLTALENLTIAQRRVLRRDKAEAVRIGRDTLRRVGLSDKESAYPAQLSGGQQQRVAIARALSMDPELMLFDEPTSALDPELVGDVLAVMRALADEGMTMLVVTHEMSFAREVADRVVFMDDGVIVEEGGPEQVVSDPVHPRTRAFLTRVLNPAAARVGEVPDTGPHGARIDR, encoded by the coding sequence GTGGTGGAGGAGACCGGCGAGGCGGACGGCATCGCCATCCAGGTGGCGGGTCTGCACAAGTCCTTCGGCGCGCTGGAGGTGCTCAAGGGCATCGATCTCACCGTCCGGCGGGGCGAGGTGGTCTGTGTCATCGGCCCGTCGGGATCCGGCAAGTCGACGCTGCTGCGCTGTGTGAACCTCCTGGAGGAGCCGACCTCGGGCTCGGTCACCGTGGCGGGGACCGAGGTCACCGACCCGGACGTGGACATCGACCGGGTGCGGCGGCGGATCGGCATGGTGTTCCAGGCGTTCAACCTCTTTCCGCATCTGACCGCCCTGGAGAACCTCACCATCGCCCAGCGGCGGGTGCTGCGCCGCGACAAGGCGGAGGCGGTACGGATCGGGCGGGACACGCTGCGCCGGGTCGGCCTGAGCGACAAGGAGTCGGCCTATCCGGCACAGCTTTCGGGTGGCCAGCAGCAGCGGGTGGCCATCGCCCGGGCGCTGTCCATGGACCCGGAGTTGATGCTCTTCGACGAGCCGACCTCGGCGCTCGATCCGGAGCTGGTCGGCGATGTGCTCGCCGTGATGCGCGCCCTGGCGGACGAGGGGATGACGATGCTGGTCGTCACCCATGAGATGAGCTTCGCTCGGGAGGTCGCCGACCGGGTCGTGTTCATGGACGACGGGGTGATCGTGGAGGAGGGCGGACCGGAGCAGGTCGTGTCCGATCCGGTCCACCCCCGCACCCGGGCCTTCCTCACCCGGGTGCTCAACCCGGCCGCGGCGCGGGTCGGGGAGGTGCCGGACACGGGCCCGCACGGAGCGCGGATCGACCGCTGA
- a CDS encoding LacI family transcriptional regulator produces MARSSGSTGPTLAVVAREAGVSVPTASKVVNGREDVAPETRRRVTEVLDRLGYIRRPRCETPKPAPMVDLVVHSLDSAWSGAVLHGATEAAHEAGLEVVVSAAATRGRGGPSEHGWPDKLYARGSSGVLFHLTELAPVQYSWLDEHRIPFVMIDPAHDPPPGVPSVAAANWQGGMAATEHLIKLGHRRIAVIGGPGRAVRDGGRVAGYRSAMAAAGVPVPSAYVRYGDVSEAGARRRMAELLDLPEPPTAVFVCSDQMVPGVYRAAGERGLRVPRDISVVGFDDLPQARWITPALTTVRQPLSEMAAAALRKLLRLMTGEVPEAIRTELSTRLMVRSSTAPPLRALL; encoded by the coding sequence ATGGCTCGTTCCTCGGGATCGACGGGGCCCACGCTGGCGGTCGTCGCCCGTGAGGCGGGCGTGTCGGTACCGACCGCTTCGAAGGTGGTCAACGGCCGGGAGGACGTGGCCCCCGAGACCCGTCGCCGGGTCACCGAGGTCCTGGACCGCCTGGGGTACATCCGCAGGCCGCGCTGCGAGACACCCAAACCGGCCCCGATGGTCGACCTGGTGGTGCACTCACTCGACAGCGCCTGGTCGGGAGCGGTGCTGCACGGCGCGACGGAGGCCGCACACGAGGCGGGACTCGAGGTGGTGGTCTCGGCCGCGGCCACTCGCGGCCGGGGCGGCCCGAGCGAGCACGGCTGGCCGGACAAGCTGTACGCCCGGGGCAGCTCAGGTGTGCTGTTCCATCTCACGGAGCTCGCGCCCGTCCAGTACTCCTGGCTCGATGAGCACCGGATCCCGTTTGTGATGATCGACCCCGCGCACGACCCGCCGCCCGGGGTGCCGTCCGTGGCGGCCGCCAACTGGCAGGGCGGGATGGCCGCGACCGAGCACCTCATCAAGCTGGGGCACCGCCGGATCGCGGTGATCGGTGGCCCGGGGCGGGCGGTGCGCGACGGTGGCAGGGTCGCCGGGTACCGGTCGGCGATGGCGGCGGCCGGGGTGCCGGTGCCGTCCGCGTATGTGCGCTACGGCGACGTCAGCGAGGCCGGGGCGCGCCGCCGGATGGCCGAGCTGCTGGATCTGCCCGAGCCGCCCACGGCCGTCTTCGTCTGCTCCGATCAGATGGTGCCGGGTGTGTACCGGGCGGCCGGGGAACGGGGGCTGCGGGTGCCGCGGGACATCAGCGTCGTGGGCTTCGACGATCTGCCGCAGGCCCGCTGGATCACGCCCGCGCTGACGACGGTCCGTCAACCGCTGTCGGAGATGGCGGCCGCGGCGCTGCGCAAGCTGCTGCGGCTGATGACCGGCGAGGTACCGGAGGCGATCCGGACCGAGCTGTCCACCCGGCTCATGGTCCGGTCCAGCACCGCTCCCCCACTTCGCGCTCTCTTATGA
- a CDS encoding acetyl xylan esterase, with protein sequence MFIDLPLEQLRSYRPPLPEPDGFDAFWTRTLTEARACELNAVFAEEDTGLTRVQTYDVEFSGFGGHRIRGWLLAPREVAGPLPCVVQYLGYSGGRGLPHNWLLWPSVGYAVFVMDSRGQGWVQHSPGVTPDPVGGTGPETPGKMTQGVLSPDDYYYRRLYTDAVRAVEAAREHPLVDSARIVVSGGSQGGALALAAAGLVPDLTAALVDVPFMTHIRRAVEITDADPYGELARFCAGQRHLAGRVFATLDHFDGLNFAARANAPALFSTALRDEITPTSCGFAAHHHYAGEKDLKVWSFNGHEGGGTHQQAEQIGFLRELLG encoded by the coding sequence GTGTTCATCGACCTGCCCCTGGAGCAGCTGCGCAGCTACCGGCCCCCGCTGCCCGAGCCGGACGGCTTCGACGCCTTCTGGACGCGGACCCTCACCGAGGCCCGCGCCTGCGAGCTGAACGCGGTGTTCGCCGAGGAGGACACCGGACTGACCCGAGTGCAGACCTACGACGTGGAGTTCTCCGGCTTCGGCGGGCACCGGATACGCGGCTGGCTGCTGGCCCCGCGGGAGGTGGCGGGTCCGCTGCCGTGCGTGGTGCAGTACCTCGGCTACAGCGGCGGCCGGGGGCTGCCGCACAACTGGCTGCTGTGGCCGTCGGTGGGCTATGCGGTCTTCGTGATGGACAGCCGGGGCCAGGGGTGGGTCCAGCACTCCCCCGGCGTCACCCCCGATCCGGTCGGCGGCACCGGGCCCGAGACCCCGGGCAAGATGACGCAGGGCGTCCTCTCCCCGGACGACTACTACTACCGCCGGCTGTACACGGACGCGGTACGGGCGGTGGAGGCCGCCCGTGAGCATCCGCTGGTGGATTCCGCGCGGATCGTGGTCAGCGGGGGCAGTCAGGGCGGTGCGCTGGCGCTGGCGGCGGCCGGTCTGGTGCCGGATCTGACGGCGGCCCTGGTGGATGTGCCGTTCATGACGCACATCCGGCGCGCGGTCGAGATCACCGACGCGGACCCCTATGGGGAACTGGCCCGGTTCTGCGCCGGACAGCGCCACCTGGCCGGGCGGGTGTTCGCCACGCTCGACCACTTCGACGGGCTCAACTTCGCGGCCCGCGCCAACGCGCCGGCGCTGTTCTCGACCGCGCTGCGCGATGAGATCACCCCGACCTCCTGCGGCTTCGCCGCCCATCACCACTACGCCGGTGAGAAGGACCTCAAGGTGTGGTCCTTCAACGGCCACGAGGGCGGGGGCACGCATCAGCAGGCCGAGCAGATCGGCTTTCTGCGGGAGCTGCTGGGCTGA
- a CDS encoding transposase IS4 family protein has translation MMLSRAIAAKARGVSALPPEATITWPSPHFAINTAWRELSLTALDLLAWMRTLLRQGELATAEPKKLRYRLLHVAARITRGGRRPQLRISATWPWRNELTSAFARLTALPLPAT, from the coding sequence ATGATGCTGAGCAGGGCCATCGCCGCGAAGGCGAGAGGGGTGTCGGCACTGCCGCCCGAGGCGACGATCACATGGCCGAGCCCGCACTTCGCCATCAACACCGCCTGGCGGGAGTTGTCCCTGACCGCCCTCGACCTGCTCGCCTGGATGCGCACTCTGCTGCGGCAAGGCGAACTGGCCACCGCCGAGCCGAAGAAGCTCCGCTACCGGCTGCTCCACGTAGCTGCCCGCATCACCCGAGGCGGTCGCCGCCCGCAACTGCGGATCTCCGCGACCTGGCCCTGGCGAAACGAGCTGACCAGTGCATTCGCCCGCCTCACGGCCCTGCCACTTCCGGCCACCTGA
- a CDS encoding two component transcriptional regulator, LuxRfamily has product MTTNEPAQEPRNPQDPLTERSLKVIVADDQATVREPLAAVLDMTEDIDVVAAAADGTEVLAAVAATPVDVVLMDLRMPVMDGTEATRRLSEEHPGTAVVVLTTFADDDSILAALSAGARGYLTKNAGRQDIVRAIRAAAAGQSVLDHEVQNRLLATVRTRPPADAQPLPPDLTRREREVLTLIGQGLPNQAIAEKLFISEATVKTHINNLFAKAGIQNRADAVRRAIAAGLA; this is encoded by the coding sequence ATGACGACGAACGAACCGGCCCAGGAGCCACGGAACCCGCAGGACCCGCTGACCGAGCGCTCGCTGAAGGTGATCGTCGCCGACGACCAGGCCACCGTCCGCGAGCCCTTGGCCGCGGTGCTCGACATGACCGAGGACATCGACGTCGTGGCCGCCGCCGCGGACGGTACCGAGGTGCTCGCCGCCGTGGCCGCCACACCGGTCGACGTCGTCCTGATGGACCTGCGCATGCCTGTCATGGACGGCACCGAGGCCACCCGCCGACTGAGCGAGGAACACCCGGGAACGGCCGTGGTCGTGCTGACCACCTTCGCCGACGACGACTCGATCCTGGCCGCCCTGAGCGCCGGCGCCCGCGGCTATCTGACGAAGAACGCGGGGCGCCAGGACATCGTCCGCGCGATCCGGGCCGCCGCCGCGGGACAGTCCGTACTCGACCACGAGGTGCAGAACCGCCTCCTGGCCACCGTCCGCACGCGCCCGCCGGCCGACGCGCAACCGCTCCCCCCGGACCTCACCCGCCGCGAACGCGAGGTGCTCACCCTTATCGGCCAGGGCCTGCCCAACCAAGCCATCGCCGAGAAACTCTTCATCAGCGAGGCCACGGTCAAGACCCACATCAACAACCTGTTCGCCAAAGCCGGCATCCAGAACCGCGCCGACGCCGTCCGCCGCGCCATTGCGGCCGGCCTGGCATGA
- a CDS encoding integral membrane protein, which produces MTTTDWITDIALLLVVFRQLREGRLDAKSYVIPLGIVAFVAHSYLNTVPTADNDLVLIGALVAVGAALGVAGGVYTRIRKVGAHLFIKAGAVSATLWVLGMGARMGFQLWVDHGGADDVARFSLAHEITTQDAWVAAFVLMALTEVVTRLGTIFLRGRMATRKQRQPAVDGRVAAVAADRTV; this is translated from the coding sequence ATGACAACGACTGACTGGATCACCGACATCGCCCTCCTCCTCGTCGTCTTCCGGCAGCTGCGGGAGGGCCGCCTCGACGCCAAGTCGTACGTGATCCCCCTGGGGATCGTGGCCTTCGTCGCGCACAGCTACCTGAACACCGTGCCCACGGCCGACAACGACCTGGTGCTGATCGGCGCGCTCGTCGCCGTCGGCGCGGCCCTCGGCGTCGCGGGCGGCGTCTACACCCGTATACGCAAGGTCGGCGCGCATCTCTTCATCAAGGCGGGCGCGGTCTCCGCGACCCTGTGGGTGCTGGGCATGGGGGCGCGGATGGGCTTCCAGCTGTGGGTCGACCACGGCGGCGCCGACGACGTGGCCCGCTTCAGCCTGGCCCACGAGATCACCACGCAGGACGCGTGGGTGGCCGCGTTCGTGCTGATGGCACTCACCGAGGTGGTCACGCGGCTGGGCACCATATTTCTCCGCGGCCGCATGGCCACCCGCAAGCAGCGGCAGCCGGCCGTGGACGGACGGGTCGCGGCGGTCGCCGCGGACCGGACGGTCTGA
- a CDS encoding transposase, with product MLCGASRSVGENDLQGRWPQNIDLTRHMIHSNYSRRVDRLRARVGDPRRSADTRRSPATATMVAASYARSQPQRREARPRKECGAHHGSGCKIYCRTGVIPGPGREAPFTSAQEEPRVSSRVTSEAATVKAARSNAFAERWIRTARTECTDRLLITGERHLRTVLTTYAEYYNAGRPHRSLDLRAPDDDPNVVPLPTATVRRKQVLGGLLNEYHAMSPRVPHHPQETSSSAA from the coding sequence ATGCTGTGTGGAGCCTCGCGATCAGTAGGTGAGAACGATCTGCAAGGGCGCTGGCCACAGAACATTGATCTCACTCGCCACATGATTCACAGCAATTACTCCCGGCGCGTAGACCGCCTACGAGCACGCGTGGGAGATCCGCGACGAAGTGCGGATACCCGCCGGAGCCCGGCAACGGCGACGATGGTGGCCGCCAGCTACGCCCGAAGTCAGCCGCAGAGGCGGGAGGCTCGACCAAGGAAAGAGTGTGGCGCACATCACGGCTCCGGTTGCAAGATTTATTGCCGGACCGGCGTCATCCCGGGCCCAGGTAGAGAAGCCCCATTCACCTCAGCCCAGGAGGAGCCCCGAGTGAGCAGTCGGGTCACATCAGAGGCCGCCACGGTCAAAGCGGCACGATCCAACGCGTTCGCCGAACGATGGATACGCACAGCCCGCACCGAGTGCACCGACCGCCTCCTCATCACCGGCGAACGACACCTGCGCACGGTCCTCACCACGTACGCCGAGTACTACAACGCCGGACGGCCCCACCGCAGCCTGGATCTACGTGCCCCAGATGACGACCCGAATGTCGTCCCCCTGCCCACCGCTACGGTCCGGCGCAAGCAGGTACTCGGCGGACTGCTCAACGAGTACCACGCCATGTCACCCCGAGTGCCTCATCATCCACAGGAAACGTCCAGCTCAGCAGCCTGA
- a CDS encoding ABC transporter permease: MAMTRRQRARAIRAVQYAVLIALLLAIVLAADWGELRRAFFDAEVARSLFPDIITTALVNTVVYTLLGFGFGLVLGVVLALMRLSQVPPYRWLAVAYIEFFRGVPALLVFIALGFGVPLAFQVALDRHVTVMLALGLVGAAYIAETMRAGIQAVPKGQMEAARSLGMSHTRAMASIIIPQAFRIVLPPLTNELVLLTKDSSLVYLLGLSLDQYELSKFGRDALNQHRSLTPILVAGVCYLIITVPLGHLVRRLEARSAKAR, encoded by the coding sequence ATGGCAATGACCCGCAGACAGCGGGCGCGGGCGATACGAGCGGTGCAGTACGCCGTGCTCATCGCCCTGCTGCTCGCCATCGTCCTGGCCGCGGACTGGGGTGAACTGCGGCGCGCGTTCTTCGACGCCGAAGTCGCCCGGTCCCTGTTCCCCGACATCATCACCACCGCCCTGGTCAACACCGTCGTCTACACCCTGCTCGGCTTCGGCTTCGGCCTTGTCCTCGGGGTGGTGCTGGCGCTGATGCGGCTCTCGCAGGTGCCGCCGTACCGCTGGCTGGCGGTCGCCTACATCGAGTTCTTCCGCGGGGTGCCCGCGCTGCTGGTGTTCATCGCGCTGGGCTTCGGGGTGCCGCTCGCCTTCCAGGTGGCATTGGACCGGCACGTCACGGTGATGCTGGCGCTGGGGCTCGTCGGGGCCGCCTACATCGCGGAGACGATGCGGGCGGGGATCCAGGCGGTGCCCAAGGGGCAGATGGAGGCGGCGCGTTCGCTGGGGATGTCCCACACCCGGGCGATGGCCTCGATCATCATCCCGCAGGCGTTCCGGATCGTCCTGCCGCCGCTCACCAATGAACTGGTGCTGCTGACCAAGGACTCGTCCCTGGTCTATCTGCTGGGGCTCTCCCTGGACCAGTACGAGCTGTCCAAGTTCGGCCGGGACGCGCTGAACCAGCACCGCAGCCTCACCCCGATCCTGGTCGCCGGGGTGTGCTACCTGATCATCACCGTTCCGCTCGGCCATCTGGTGCGCCGGCTCGAGGCCCGTTCGGCGAAGGCGAGGTGA
- a CDS encoding ATPase, producing MLRHDASLQWAVTLLIIAIAVITVRPVGVSGRGLAVVALLVVNSVALLARHLPPAFPPRAALVWLTAGVVASAGLLEVSNSGSGYLFAYFLVGHAGYRLALKPALAVAALSSLLCGAVFYFYVGPDHQVLTWSFGLSTGIPVVAGILGRNRQQAVEARLQAAESAERAARAEARTAVLTERGRIARDVHDVLAHSLAGINMHLELADALIDTGDLEKVRAAHNKAQRLVRESLKQAQWTVHALREDSLPLLESLTAMIESSGHREVLTVTGPVRELPAQVTQNVLRIAQEALTNATRHAPGAEIVVELTFDAASTSLAVRNGPATGEATAGVGSGMGLIGMRERVALLGGTLTAGPLTEGPDRGGWQVEAVIRG from the coding sequence GTGCTCCGGCACGACGCCTCTCTCCAGTGGGCCGTCACCCTGCTGATCATCGCCATCGCGGTCATCACCGTCCGGCCGGTGGGCGTCAGCGGCCGCGGCCTGGCCGTGGTCGCCCTGCTGGTGGTCAACTCCGTCGCCCTGCTGGCCAGACACCTGCCGCCCGCCTTCCCACCCCGGGCCGCGCTGGTCTGGCTGACGGCCGGTGTCGTGGCGTCCGCCGGCCTGCTGGAGGTGAGCAACAGCGGCTCCGGCTACCTCTTCGCCTACTTCCTCGTCGGCCACGCCGGCTACCGCCTCGCCCTCAAGCCGGCCCTGGCGGTCGCGGCCCTGTCCAGTCTGCTGTGCGGCGCTGTCTTCTATTTCTACGTCGGTCCCGATCACCAGGTGCTCACCTGGAGCTTCGGCCTCAGCACCGGCATCCCGGTCGTGGCCGGAATCCTGGGCCGCAACAGGCAACAGGCAGTGGAGGCGAGGCTCCAGGCCGCCGAGTCCGCCGAGCGGGCCGCGCGGGCCGAGGCGCGAACGGCCGTGCTCACCGAACGCGGCCGCATCGCCCGCGACGTCCACGATGTGCTGGCGCACTCGCTGGCCGGGATCAACATGCACCTGGAGCTGGCGGACGCCTTGATAGACACCGGCGACCTGGAGAAGGTCCGCGCGGCGCACAACAAGGCGCAGCGCCTTGTCAGGGAGAGCCTGAAGCAGGCCCAGTGGACCGTGCACGCGCTGCGCGAGGACTCCCTTCCGCTGCTCGAGAGCCTGACCGCCATGATCGAGTCGTCCGGCCACCGCGAGGTGCTCACCGTCACCGGGCCCGTCCGAGAGCTGCCGGCGCAGGTCACCCAGAACGTGCTGCGCATCGCGCAGGAGGCGCTGACCAACGCGACCCGGCACGCTCCCGGGGCCGAGATCGTGGTGGAGCTGACGTTCGACGCCGCCTCGACCAGCCTTGCCGTCCGCAACGGGCCCGCGACCGGTGAGGCGACCGCGGGTGTCGGCAGCGGCATGGGACTGATAGGAATGCGTGAACGCGTCGCCCTGCTGGGCGGCACCCTCACCGCGGGTCCGCTCACCGAGGGACCGGATCGGGGCGGCTGGCAGGTGGAGGCAGTGATCCGAGGATGA
- a CDS encoding LysR family transcriptional regulator, translating to MDGMRGMYNLRRLEVLRELKYRGTLAAVAAAMSYSPSAVSQQLTLLESEVGAPLLEREGRGVRLTPQAEILVARTEKALRELERAEAEIAASLREVSGTLRVAAFQTAMLALMPVALTWLRENHPRVRVEATQAEPDASLPGLLTRDFDLVIDETFPGHARPPRASEVEHHHLYEDAMRLATPAPVAALAELAERPWVMEPAGTPARAWATAVCHAAGFEPDVAYVSADMLAHSRLVEQGHAVAFLPDMLWFDRAPGLILDGSAGHTRTVLATVRAGAGEHPLIQTFLTAIRYAVGELPARTG from the coding sequence ATGGATGGAATGAGGGGCATGTACAACCTGCGCCGCCTGGAGGTGCTGCGGGAGTTGAAGTACCGCGGCACGCTGGCCGCCGTCGCGGCGGCCATGTCCTACAGCCCCTCGGCCGTCTCCCAGCAGCTGACACTCCTGGAGTCCGAGGTCGGCGCACCGCTGCTGGAGCGGGAAGGGCGGGGGGTCCGGCTGACACCGCAGGCCGAGATCCTAGTCGCCCGTACAGAGAAGGCCCTGCGGGAGCTGGAGCGCGCCGAGGCGGAGATCGCGGCCTCGCTGCGGGAGGTGTCCGGAACTCTCAGGGTGGCGGCCTTCCAGACCGCGATGCTCGCGCTGATGCCCGTCGCGCTGACCTGGCTGCGGGAGAACCATCCCCGGGTGAGGGTGGAGGCCACACAGGCGGAACCCGACGCCTCGCTGCCCGGCCTGCTCACCCGGGACTTCGACCTGGTGATCGACGAGACGTTCCCCGGTCACGCACGACCGCCCCGCGCCTCAGAGGTGGAGCACCACCACCTGTACGAGGACGCCATGCGGCTTGCCACCCCTGCGCCCGTGGCGGCCCTGGCCGAGCTGGCCGAACGCCCCTGGGTGATGGAACCCGCCGGCACGCCCGCCCGCGCATGGGCGACCGCCGTCTGCCATGCAGCCGGTTTCGAGCCGGACGTCGCCTACGTCTCCGCAGACATGCTGGCCCACTCACGGCTGGTCGAGCAAGGCCACGCGGTGGCCTTTCTGCCCGACATGCTGTGGTTCGACCGCGCCCCTGGCCTCATCCTCGACGGCTCCGCCGGCCACACCCGCACCGTGCTCGCGACCGTACGCGCCGGAGCCGGGGAGCACCCCCTGATCCAGACCTTCCTCACCGCGATCCGGTACGCGGTCGGCGAACTGCCCGCGCGCACAGGGTGA
- a CDS encoding aminotransferase class V: MDIDALRQDTPGTANRVHLNNAGAGLLSRRTLKAMTAHLELEAAVGGYEAADQERDRINATHANVARLVGGQADEIALFDNSTHAWNAAFYSMTFKPGDRILTGRAEYGSNVLAYLQIAQRTGAEVVVVPDDESGQLDTTALANLIDERTKLVGVSHVPTSGGLVNPAAEIGRITRAAGIPFLLDATQSVGQFPVDVAEIGCDMLTATGRKFLRGPRGTGFLWVRPKALEYLDPCVTEIEAATWDGKRGFTWHDGARRFATWEVSYSNVLGLSAAVQQALELGMDEIGRRAISLGAYLRDRLEALPGVTAYDLGRDRCAIVTVKVDAVPTADVAAMLAKQGINVTTTVAEHTQFDTEHRGVHPLVRLSPHYYNSEAELDRAVEAIAELARTAG; the protein is encoded by the coding sequence ATGGACATCGACGCGCTCCGCCAGGACACCCCGGGCACCGCGAACCGGGTGCACCTCAACAACGCGGGGGCCGGTCTGCTGTCCCGTCGGACTCTTAAGGCCATGACCGCCCACCTGGAGCTGGAGGCAGCCGTCGGCGGCTACGAAGCCGCCGACCAGGAACGGGACCGCATCAACGCCACCCACGCGAACGTTGCCCGGCTGGTGGGCGGACAGGCGGACGAGATCGCACTGTTCGACAACTCCACCCATGCATGGAACGCGGCCTTCTACTCCATGACGTTCAAGCCCGGCGACCGTATCCTCACCGGCCGGGCCGAGTACGGCAGCAACGTGCTCGCCTACCTGCAGATCGCCCAGCGCACCGGCGCCGAGGTCGTCGTCGTGCCCGACGACGAGTCCGGACAGCTCGACACCACAGCCCTGGCAAACCTGATCGACGAGCGCACCAAGCTCGTCGGCGTCAGCCACGTCCCCACCAGCGGTGGCCTGGTCAACCCGGCGGCCGAGATCGGCCGGATCACCCGCGCGGCCGGCATACCCTTCCTGCTGGACGCCACCCAGTCCGTGGGCCAGTTCCCCGTCGACGTCGCCGAGATCGGCTGCGACATGCTCACCGCCACCGGCCGCAAGTTCCTGCGGGGCCCGCGTGGAACGGGCTTTCTGTGGGTGCGTCCCAAGGCCCTGGAGTACCTGGACCCGTGCGTCACCGAGATCGAGGCCGCGACCTGGGACGGCAAGCGCGGCTTCACCTGGCATGACGGCGCGCGGCGTTTCGCGACGTGGGAAGTCAGCTACTCCAACGTCCTCGGCCTGAGCGCCGCCGTCCAGCAGGCCCTGGAGCTCGGCATGGACGAGATCGGCCGACGCGCCATCTCCCTGGGCGCGTATCTGCGCGACCGGCTCGAGGCACTGCCCGGTGTCACCGCCTACGACCTCGGCCGCGACCGGTGCGCCATCGTGACCGTCAAGGTCGACGCCGTCCCCACGGCCGACGTCGCGGCGATGCTCGCGAAGCAGGGGATCAACGTCACCACGACCGTTGCCGAGCACACACAGTTCGACACCGAACACCGAGGCGTCCACCCCTTGGTGCGACTGTCCCCGCACTACTACAACTCCGAGGCCGAACTCGACCGTGCCGTCGAGGCCATCGCCGAACTGGCCCGCACCGCCGGATGA